The following coding sequences lie in one Carassius auratus strain Wakin unplaced genomic scaffold, ASM336829v1 scaf_tig00021960, whole genome shotgun sequence genomic window:
- the LOC113077202 gene encoding olfactory receptor 146-like: MDNLTFTNTILLMEGLKVAPQSSYPIFILLLLIYVFTMGCNIGLIILISTDKNLHHPMHFLFCNLPLNDILGTTVMLPRLLQDILREVSERYMTYVECVVQAYFVHIFAAASHYVLMIMAFDRYVAICNPLRYTAIMTNKMEVKLSVSTWGLSVLIVSIMLGLTIRLSRCRSKIENPYCDNASLFKLSCESVVINNVFGIIYTVIVFTFSLGSVFITYGKIATVCITSKNKAVNRKAIKTCGTHIAVYIVMFVSCATTVFLHRFPEYSESRKLASIMFHIVPPGLNPLVYGLQTKEIRQKFIKLWYRNKVNLK; encoded by the coding sequence ATGGACAACCTGACATTCACAAACACCATTCTCCTCATGGAAGGACTGAAAGTTGCACCTCAGTCCTCCTATCCCATTTTCATCTTGCTTCTGttgatttatgtttttacaaTGGGATGTAACATTGGACTTATAATACTGATCTCAACAGATAAAAATCTGCATCATCCTATGCATTTTCTGTTCTGCAATTTGCCACTGAACGATATACTAGGAACCACTGTCATGTTGCCACGCTTACTACAGGATATTTTAAGGGAAGTCTCAGAGCGCTACATGACATATGTGGAGTGTGTTGTTCAAGCATATTTTGTACACATATTTGCGGCCGCAAGCCACTATGTGCTGATGATCATGGCCTTTGACAGATATGTCGCTATATGTAATCCACTGCGATACACAGCCATAATGACCAATAAAATGGAAGTAAAACTATCAGTATCAACCTGGGGGCTGTCAGTACTTATAGTGTCTATTATGTTAGGTCTCACTATAAGACTGTCTCGCTGCAGATCTAAAATTGAAAACCCTTACTGTGATAATGCTTCACTGTTTAAACTGTCCTGTGAAAGTGTAGTCATTAATaatgtgtttggaattatttataCTGTAATTGTTTTTACTTTCTCACTTGGGTCTGTATTTATAACATATGGCAAAATAGCTACTGTATGCATAACCAGCAAAAACAAAGCAGTCAACAGAAAAGCCATAAAAACGTGTGGCACTCACATAGCTGTTTATATAGTCATGTTTGTTTCCTGTGCAACCACGGTTTTTCTCCATCGTTTTCCTGAATACTCTGAAAGCAGAAAACTAGCTAGTATAATGTTTCATATAGTACCACCAGGATTAAATCCTTTAGTATATGGTTTACAAACCAAAGAAATAAGACAAAAGTTTATAAAACTTTGGTACAGAAATAAAGttaatctgaaataa